DNA sequence from the Longimicrobium sp. genome:
CGGCATGCCGTCCTTCTTCACCAGCGGAAACACGCCGCACTTCATGGGCGCCAGCGAGGGCTTGATGGCAAGCACCACGCGCGTTTCGCCCTCCACGGCCTCTTCGAGGTAGGCGTTGGCCAGCACCGCCAGCGTCGCGCGGTCGGCGCCCACCGACGTCTCGATGATGTACGGGATGTACCGCTTGCCCGCGGCGGGATCGATGTACTCCAGCCGCTTCCCCGAAAATTCCTGGTGGCGCTTCAGGTCGAAGTCGGTGCGGTTGTGGATGCCCTCGATCTCGCCCCACCCCTCGTCGCCGATGGTGCCGCCGAAGAAGAACTCCACGTCGCCCGCGGCGCTGGCGTAGTGCGCCAGCTTTTCGTGCGGATGGTAGCGCAGCCGGTCCGGCGACAATCCCAGCACGTCGGTGTGCCACGCCAGCCGGCGCTCGCGCCATTCCTCGAAGAACGCCTTGTCCGTACCCGGCTCCACGAAGAACTGCATCTCCATCTGCTCGAACTCACGCGTGCGGAACGTGAAGTTGCCGGGCGTGATCTCGTTGCGGAACGCCTTGCCGATCTGCGCGATGCCGAAGGGCACCTTCTGACGGGCGCTCTGCTGCACGTTCAGGAAGTTCACGTAGATGCCCTGCGCCGTCTCGGGCCTCAGGTACACCACGTTCGCCGAGTCTTCGGCGGGACCCATGAACGTCTTGAACATCAGGTTGAAGTTGCGCGGCTCCGTCCACTCGCCCGTCTTGCCGCAGCTGGGGCACTGCGCCGACTCCAGCTCCTGGGCCTTGCTCTCGGCCAGCAGGATGTCTACGCGGTAGCGGCGGTGGCAGTTGCGGCA
Encoded proteins:
- a CDS encoding glycine--tRNA ligase, whose product is MADNDLMEKLVSLSKRRGYVFQSSEIYGGTGSVWDYGPLGVELKRNVKEAWWRAMVHERDDIEGLDAAILMHPKVWEASGHVAEFTDPLVECRNCHRRYRVDILLAESKAQELESAQCPSCGKTGEWTEPRNFNLMFKTFMGPAEDSANVVYLRPETAQGIYVNFLNVQQSARQKVPFGIAQIGKAFRNEITPGNFTFRTREFEQMEMQFFVEPGTDKAFFEEWRERRLAWHTDVLGLSPDRLRYHPHEKLAHYASAAGDVEFFFGGTIGDEGWGEIEGIHNRTDFDLKRHQEFSGKRLEYIDPAAGKRYIPYIIETSVGADRATLAVLANAYLEEAVEGETRVVLAIKPSLAPMKCGVFPLVKKDGMPERATQIHEDLRRRGIPSFYDEAGAIGRRYRRQDEAGTPFCITVDGETMEQGTVTIRDRDTMEQSRISQDEIVNWLKERIG